A window from Corynebacterium singulare encodes these proteins:
- the proC gene encoding pyrroline-5-carboxylate reductase, giving the protein MTKIAVLGGGQIGEALVSGLVNAGYDAADIVVTNRRPERGEELQSAYGVAVTSDNAKAIDGADYIFACVKPYAIVELLEGLDISTDAVLVSMAAGLTLDTLEKAAGNGVPVVRVMPNTPMLVGKGMCTCAEGQHVSEGQLGGVVKLLEAVGEVAVIEEKHIDAATALAGSAPAYYFLVTEALIDAGVQLGLTRDVAEQLATRTAQGAGTMMAESGKDPVALRAGVTSPGGTTAAALRELEESGLRGAFFRAAEACAQRAQELA; this is encoded by the coding sequence ATGACAAAAATTGCAGTACTTGGTGGAGGACAAATCGGCGAGGCCCTGGTGTCGGGGTTGGTGAACGCGGGCTATGATGCCGCAGACATCGTGGTGACCAACCGCCGTCCGGAGCGTGGCGAGGAGCTGCAGAGCGCCTATGGTGTGGCCGTCACCAGTGACAACGCCAAGGCCATTGACGGCGCGGACTACATTTTTGCCTGCGTCAAGCCCTACGCCATTGTCGAGCTCCTTGAAGGCCTCGACATCTCAACGGACGCCGTTCTCGTGTCCATGGCGGCCGGCCTCACCCTGGACACTCTGGAGAAGGCCGCCGGCAACGGCGTGCCAGTCGTTCGCGTCATGCCGAACACTCCGATGTTGGTGGGCAAGGGCATGTGCACGTGTGCGGAGGGACAGCACGTGAGCGAGGGGCAGCTGGGGGGTGTCGTCAAGCTGCTTGAGGCCGTCGGTGAGGTTGCTGTCATCGAGGAGAAGCACATCGACGCCGCAACCGCCCTGGCTGGCTCCGCGCCGGCTTACTACTTCCTTGTCACCGAAGCGCTTATCGACGCCGGCGTGCAGCTCGGCCTCACCCGTGACGTCGCCGAGCAGCTCGCAACCCGCACCGCCCAGGGCGCGGGCACGATGATGGCGGAATCTGGCAAGGATCCCGTCGCCCTGCGTGCAGGGGTTACCTCCCCGGGGGGAACCACTGCGGCTGCCCTCCGTGAGCTTGAAGAGTCCGGTCTTCGAGGCGCCTTCTTCCGTGCCGCTGAAGCATGTGCCCAGCGTGCGCAGGAACTTGCCTGA
- a CDS encoding long-chain-fatty-acid--CoA ligase, giving the protein MTESSAHAPSAYETKAWLQYYPEWTKPHLDYGDKTLLDSYQETVEAYGDRPATWFFGHQMTYRELDTHVRAAAAGLKAFGIRPGDRVAVALPNCPQHVAVFYAILKLGATVVEHNPLYTAPELEPLFKDHAARVAVVWDKSSPTFEKLRDSTPLETIVTVNMIDAMPRRKQVLLRLPIPFIKDKREELSVPAPNTVPWSALTGRAIGGHGHKLVNADVDLNDTALILYTSGTTGTPKGAELTHSNLYCNMKMAESWVPSLGDKPERMLAALPLFHVYGLTLIAALGVQIGGELVLTPAPKIPLLLEIMKKRRPTWMPGVPTIYAKVMEAAKKEGIDLHGIENSLSGAAALPPEIVEEWEALTGGLLVEGYGLTETSPIVTVNPLNKNRRPGYIGIPFPDTEVRIGNPENLDETQPDGTAGELLVRGPQVFKGYFNMPEATENAFHDGWYRTGDMAIMESDGFIKIVSRIKEMIITGGFNIYPAEVEDVIRQHPDVNAVAVVGLPRADGSEDVVGCIVLNDGAVLDPEGLKDYCRERLTRYKVPRRFYHFEHLASDQLGKVRRREVQKDLMALIEEHAKA; this is encoded by the coding sequence ATGACCGAATCCTCTGCCCACGCACCATCCGCCTACGAGACCAAGGCCTGGCTGCAGTATTACCCGGAATGGACCAAGCCCCACTTGGACTACGGCGACAAGACTCTCCTCGACTCCTATCAAGAGACCGTTGAGGCTTATGGCGACCGACCAGCCACGTGGTTCTTCGGCCACCAGATGACTTACCGCGAGCTCGATACCCACGTGCGCGCCGCAGCGGCAGGACTCAAGGCTTTCGGCATTCGCCCGGGCGACCGCGTGGCGGTGGCACTACCCAACTGTCCGCAGCACGTGGCCGTTTTTTACGCCATCTTGAAGCTGGGGGCCACCGTGGTGGAGCACAACCCGCTGTACACCGCGCCGGAGTTGGAGCCGCTCTTCAAGGACCACGCTGCCCGCGTGGCTGTGGTCTGGGACAAGTCGAGCCCGACCTTCGAGAAGCTGCGCGATTCCACCCCGTTGGAGACTATCGTGACGGTCAACATGATTGACGCCATGCCACGTCGAAAGCAGGTGCTCTTGCGCTTGCCTATTCCTTTTATCAAGGACAAGCGGGAGGAGCTCTCCGTCCCAGCACCCAATACCGTGCCATGGAGCGCCCTCACCGGCCGCGCCATCGGCGGACACGGCCACAAGCTGGTCAACGCGGACGTCGATCTCAACGACACCGCGCTCATCCTGTACACGTCAGGCACCACCGGCACACCGAAGGGCGCGGAGCTGACCCATTCCAACCTCTACTGCAACATGAAGATGGCAGAGTCGTGGGTTCCGTCCCTGGGTGACAAGCCTGAACGCATGCTGGCGGCTCTGCCCCTCTTCCACGTCTACGGCCTCACCCTGATCGCCGCGCTGGGCGTGCAGATTGGTGGCGAGCTCGTGCTCACGCCGGCACCGAAGATTCCTCTGCTGCTGGAGATCATGAAGAAGCGCCGCCCCACCTGGATGCCGGGCGTGCCCACCATCTATGCCAAGGTCATGGAAGCCGCCAAGAAGGAAGGAATCGACCTACATGGCATCGAGAACAGCCTCTCTGGTGCTGCTGCCCTGCCTCCTGAAATCGTCGAAGAATGGGAGGCACTCACCGGCGGCCTTCTCGTGGAGGGCTACGGTCTGACGGAGACCTCACCGATCGTGACAGTGAACCCCCTCAACAAGAACCGCCGCCCGGGCTACATCGGCATCCCATTCCCGGATACCGAGGTGCGCATCGGAAACCCAGAGAACCTCGATGAAACCCAGCCGGACGGCACCGCGGGTGAGCTGCTCGTGCGCGGCCCGCAGGTGTTCAAGGGCTATTTCAACATGCCGGAAGCCACCGAGAATGCCTTCCACGACGGCTGGTACCGCACCGGTGATATGGCGATTATGGAGTCTGATGGCTTCATCAAGATTGTCTCCCGCATCAAGGAGATGATTATTACCGGCGGCTTCAATATCTACCCGGCTGAGGTCGAGGACGTCATCCGTCAGCACCCGGACGTGAACGCCGTGGCTGTCGTGGGTCTGCCCCGCGCAGACGGTTCTGAGGACGTGGTGGGCTGCATTGTGCTTAACGACGGCGCCGTGCTCGACCCCGAAGGCCTCAAGGACTACTGCCGCGAGCGCCTTACCCGCTATAAGGTTCCGCGCAGGTTCTACCACTTCGAGCACTTGGCGTCGGACCAGCTGGGCAAAGTCCGGCGCCGCGAGGTGCAGAAGGATCTGATGGCGCTCATTGAAGAACACGCCAAGGCTTAA
- a CDS encoding 30S ribosomal protein bS22 — protein MGSVIKKRRKRMSKKKHRKMLRRTRVQRRKLGK, from the coding sequence ATGGGTTCTGTCATCAAGAAGCGCCGCAAGCGCATGTCCAAGAAGAAGCACCGCAAGATGCTGCGCCGTACCCGCGTTCAGCGTCGCAAGCTCGGCAAGTAA
- a CDS encoding long-chain-fatty-acid--CoA ligase, whose amino-acid sequence MSASESKAWLQYYPEWTPHTLEYGDTTLLDVYDNNLALNPDKPATYFFGRTQTYAELDKQVRRAAAGLRAFGVRPGDRVAIVAPNCPQFIASFWAVLKLGAIAVLHNPLYTAHELEGLFQNHGARIAISWDKTASTLEKLRATTSLETVVSINMINAMPTPQRLALRLPIPPLKAKREQLTAPAPNTVPWESLVGNAIGGDGSDVLSPEEVTKDTTAIILYTSGTTGKPKGAELTHGNLFSNLLMGKHWVPGLGDSPERMLAALPFFHAYGLTMNATLAPLIASELVLLPSPQMPLIMDLMKKHTPTWIPGVPTLYERIVAKAEEDGVSLDGVRAAFSGASTLPVSTVEKWEKYTGGMLVEGYGLTECSPIIVGNPMSSDRRPGYVGIPFPDTEVRIANPDNLDETMPDGQEGEVLARGPQVFKGYFGDEEATKNAFHGDWFRTGDMGVMEDDGFIRLVSRIKEIIITGGFNVYPGEVEEVLLSHPDVTEAAVVGRPRSDGSEDVVACIILSDGAAMDPEGLKDYCRERLTRYKVPRTFYHFEQLATDQLGKIRRREVQADLLERLKAEK is encoded by the coding sequence ATGTCGGCATCAGAGTCCAAAGCGTGGCTGCAGTACTACCCAGAGTGGACCCCGCACACCCTGGAATATGGGGACACCACGCTTCTCGACGTCTACGACAACAACCTCGCACTCAACCCCGACAAACCCGCCACCTACTTCTTCGGCCGCACACAGACCTATGCGGAGCTGGATAAGCAGGTGCGCCGTGCCGCCGCCGGTCTTCGCGCCTTCGGCGTACGTCCTGGTGACCGCGTTGCTATCGTCGCCCCGAACTGCCCGCAGTTCATCGCGTCCTTCTGGGCCGTGCTCAAGCTGGGTGCCATCGCCGTACTCCACAACCCGCTTTACACCGCGCACGAGCTCGAGGGCCTGTTCCAGAACCACGGCGCGCGCATCGCCATTTCCTGGGATAAGACGGCGTCGACCTTGGAAAAGCTGCGCGCAACGACGAGCCTGGAGACCGTCGTCTCCATCAACATGATTAACGCCATGCCCACCCCACAGCGCCTGGCCCTGCGTCTGCCTATTCCGCCGCTGAAGGCCAAGCGCGAGCAGCTCACCGCGCCGGCCCCCAACACCGTGCCGTGGGAGTCCCTTGTGGGCAACGCTATCGGCGGCGATGGCTCCGATGTCCTCTCCCCGGAAGAAGTCACCAAGGACACCACCGCGATTATCCTGTACACCTCGGGCACCACGGGTAAGCCCAAAGGTGCGGAGCTGACTCACGGTAACTTGTTCTCCAACCTGCTCATGGGCAAGCATTGGGTTCCGGGCTTGGGTGATTCCCCCGAGCGCATGCTTGCGGCCCTGCCGTTCTTCCACGCCTACGGCCTCACCATGAATGCCACCTTGGCTCCGCTCATCGCCAGCGAGCTCGTTCTCCTGCCGAGCCCACAGATGCCGCTCATCATGGATCTGATGAAGAAGCACACCCCAACCTGGATTCCGGGTGTGCCGACCCTCTACGAGCGCATCGTGGCCAAGGCAGAAGAAGACGGCGTGTCCCTCGATGGCGTCCGCGCAGCCTTCTCCGGTGCATCCACCCTGCCGGTCAGCACAGTGGAGAAATGGGAAAAGTACACCGGCGGCATGCTGGTAGAGGGCTATGGTCTCACCGAGTGTTCTCCGATCATCGTGGGCAACCCCATGAGCTCCGACCGCCGTCCCGGCTATGTAGGCATCCCGTTCCCGGATACCGAAGTCCGCATCGCTAATCCGGATAACCTTGACGAAACCATGCCGGATGGCCAGGAGGGCGAAGTTTTGGCCCGCGGACCGCAGGTGTTCAAGGGCTACTTCGGCGATGAGGAAGCCACCAAGAATGCCTTCCACGGTGACTGGTTCCGCACCGGAGACATGGGCGTCATGGAGGACGACGGCTTCATCCGACTGGTAAGCCGCATCAAGGAAATCATCATTACCGGTGGCTTCAACGTCTACCCAGGCGAGGTTGAGGAAGTCCTGCTCTCTCACCCCGACGTCACGGAGGCAGCCGTCGTGGGCCGCCCGCGCTCGGATGGCTCCGAAGATGTTGTAGCCTGCATCATCTTGTCAGACGGTGCCGCTATGGATCCCGAAGGTCTCAAGGACTACTGCCGCGAGCGCCTTACCCGCTACAAGGTTCCGCGCACTTTCTACCACTTCGAGCAGCTTGCCACGGACCAGTTGGGCAAGATTCGCCGCCGCGAGGTCCAAGCGGATCTGCTTGAGCGCCTCAAGGCAGAGAAGTAA
- a CDS encoding response regulator transcription factor, which yields MTTILIVEDEESLADPLAFLLRKEGFDVLLAPDGPSALEQFAANTVDIVLLDLMLPGMSGTDVCKQLRATSSVPVIMVTARDSEIDKVVGLELGADDYVTKPYSSRELIARIRAVLRRGGEVSSEGSEEEPDNQVLEGGRVRMDVERHTVLVDGHPVSMPLKEFDLLEYLLRNAGRVLTRGQLIDRIWGADYVGDTKTLDVHVKRLRSKIESEPSHPKHLVTVRGLGYKFEA from the coding sequence ATGACCACCATCCTCATCGTCGAAGATGAAGAGTCGCTGGCCGATCCCCTCGCCTTTCTGCTCCGTAAGGAGGGCTTCGACGTTCTCCTAGCCCCAGACGGCCCCAGCGCGTTGGAGCAGTTCGCCGCAAACACCGTGGACATTGTGTTGCTCGATCTCATGCTTCCAGGCATGTCGGGCACGGACGTCTGCAAGCAGCTGCGCGCCACCTCCTCGGTGCCGGTCATCATGGTCACCGCGCGTGACTCTGAGATCGACAAGGTTGTGGGTCTTGAACTGGGTGCGGATGACTATGTGACCAAGCCCTATTCCTCCCGTGAGCTTATCGCTCGCATCCGTGCGGTGCTGCGCCGTGGTGGCGAGGTCAGCTCGGAGGGCAGCGAGGAAGAGCCGGATAACCAGGTACTGGAGGGCGGTCGCGTGCGCATGGATGTGGAGCGCCACACCGTGCTTGTCGACGGTCACCCGGTCTCCATGCCCCTCAAGGAGTTCGACCTCCTTGAATATCTCCTACGCAACGCCGGTCGCGTACTCACCCGCGGCCAGCTCATTGACCGCATTTGGGGCGCGGACTATGTCGGTGACACCAAGACTCTCGACGTCCACGTCAAGCGCCTGCGCTCCAAGATTGAGTCCGAGCCTTCCCACCCCAAGCACCTTGTGACCGTGCGCGGCTTGGGCTACAAGTTCGAGGCCTAA
- the mshA gene encoding D-inositol-3-phosphate glycosyltransferase — protein MRIAMISMHTSPLEQPGSGDAGGMNVYVLNTARQLARLGVTVDVFTRATRPSQGEVVDVEERLRVINIVAGPYEGLSKEELPTQLAAFTGGIFNFARCFDVDYDVIHSHYWLSGQVGWLLRDLWDVPLVHTAHTLAAVKNVHRTLDDTPETEARRICEQQLVDNADILVVNTAQETRDLVEHYDASPENIVVVSPGADTELYTPGTDRMTERARRQLGIPLHTKVVAFVGRLQKFKGPEVLIRATAELMERDPDRSLRVVICGGASGANSSPDTYHNLARELGVDRVVRFLHPRPPQELVAIYQAADIVAVPSYNESFGLVAMEAQASGTPVVAAAVGGLPIAVADGDTGLLVHSHSASDWADALEQLLDDDPRRIAMGEAAVDHAQQFSWAAAATQLENIYADAMSIEIPDCHTRRAIGY, from the coding sequence ATGCGCATCGCGATGATTTCTATGCACACCTCACCCCTTGAGCAGCCCGGATCAGGGGATGCCGGTGGCATGAATGTGTACGTCCTCAATACGGCCCGCCAGCTTGCGCGCCTTGGCGTCACCGTGGATGTTTTCACGCGCGCCACACGCCCGAGTCAGGGTGAGGTGGTGGACGTCGAGGAGCGCCTGCGCGTTATCAACATTGTGGCTGGCCCGTATGAGGGACTGAGCAAGGAGGAGCTGCCCACCCAGCTCGCCGCTTTTACGGGGGGAATCTTTAATTTTGCTCGCTGCTTCGACGTGGATTACGACGTCATACACTCCCACTATTGGCTCTCCGGTCAGGTGGGCTGGCTGTTGCGGGACCTGTGGGATGTGCCCCTCGTACACACCGCGCACACTTTGGCCGCGGTGAAGAACGTGCACCGCACTCTTGATGACACTCCAGAGACCGAAGCCCGCCGCATTTGCGAGCAGCAGCTTGTAGACAACGCTGACATCCTCGTGGTCAACACCGCACAAGAGACGCGCGACTTGGTGGAGCACTACGATGCGTCGCCGGAGAATATCGTCGTTGTTTCCCCTGGTGCAGACACGGAGCTGTACACACCGGGCACCGATCGCATGACGGAGCGTGCCCGCCGCCAGCTGGGCATTCCACTGCACACCAAGGTGGTGGCCTTTGTGGGGCGCCTGCAAAAGTTCAAGGGGCCGGAGGTTCTCATTCGCGCCACGGCTGAGCTCATGGAACGCGATCCGGATCGCAGCCTCCGCGTTGTCATCTGCGGCGGAGCTTCTGGGGCGAATTCCTCGCCGGATACCTACCACAATTTGGCCCGCGAGCTGGGGGTTGATCGGGTTGTCCGCTTCCTTCACCCACGCCCGCCGCAGGAGCTCGTTGCCATCTATCAAGCAGCGGACATTGTGGCGGTGCCCAGCTACAACGAGTCTTTTGGCCTCGTGGCCATGGAAGCGCAGGCCTCGGGAACGCCCGTGGTTGCGGCGGCGGTCGGTGGCCTGCCCATCGCCGTTGCAGACGGCGATACCGGTCTTCTTGTTCATTCCCATTCGGCGTCGGACTGGGCTGACGCTCTGGAGCAGTTGCTTGACGACGACCCACGTCGCATCGCCATGGGTGAAGCCGCCGTCGACCATGCCCAGCAATTCAGCTGGGCAGCAGCCGCGACCCAACTAGAAAACATCTATGCCGACGCGATGAGTATTGAGATTCCGGACTGCCATACGCGCCGAGCAATTGGCTACTAA
- a CDS encoding HNH endonuclease signature motif containing protein translates to MNTTTPTAFFSHMNPECALAVERSAARRADYRSWTAAMPPLDEDFDVACQRLVAKLGVGVYTITECCLAVHRLTELPQVKNLQDTSYLLDMKALIAIDCALTKLGNVPKEMLALVDDSLATYLTPTSPNQVFPTPAQIGRKVRDICKSIDTTVSFRDTRKKDTYTMTDTGKRAILELNTDSATGMILDSYIREAAKKNGISSADALKKLIAGSITPASTIILHTYQATDIENAPTFVQGYGWTSQDMPATRTRDFSAEPAASDNYVVAELIRKFVEGRDGTCRALGCNRPAYLCQMDHRINFADGGPTHPSNLASLCQHHHNMKTDGRAHYIMDPITGDIVWLFEDGTWAMTEPTGPLANKTKRWAQTVAQKITATRERAHEQAQALKEELDAAAAMVEPEVPNTPPEDIPF, encoded by the coding sequence TTGAACACCACCACTCCTACCGCCTTTTTCTCCCACATGAACCCCGAGTGCGCGCTCGCCGTCGAGCGCAGCGCCGCCCGGCGCGCTGATTACCGTTCGTGGACAGCCGCCATGCCACCGCTCGATGAAGATTTTGATGTGGCGTGTCAGAGGCTCGTCGCCAAGCTCGGCGTCGGTGTCTACACCATCACCGAATGCTGCCTCGCCGTTCACCGCCTCACCGAGCTCCCACAGGTCAAGAACCTGCAGGACACGTCCTATCTGCTCGACATGAAGGCTCTCATCGCCATCGATTGCGCACTGACCAAGCTGGGAAACGTACCCAAGGAAATGCTCGCGCTTGTCGACGATTCCCTGGCCACTTACCTCACCCCAACCTCACCCAACCAGGTCTTTCCCACGCCCGCCCAGATAGGACGCAAGGTCCGCGATATATGCAAGAGCATCGACACAACGGTGTCCTTCCGCGATACGCGCAAGAAGGACACCTACACGATGACTGACACCGGAAAACGCGCCATTCTGGAGCTCAACACCGACAGCGCCACCGGCATGATTCTGGACTCCTATATCAGGGAGGCCGCAAAGAAGAACGGCATTTCCTCAGCCGATGCCCTGAAGAAGCTTATCGCCGGCAGCATCACCCCAGCCTCAACGATTATCCTCCACACTTACCAAGCCACGGACATTGAGAACGCCCCCACCTTTGTTCAAGGCTATGGCTGGACCTCGCAGGACATGCCGGCCACTCGGACGCGCGACTTTTCTGCAGAGCCGGCAGCATCGGATAACTACGTTGTCGCAGAGCTCATCCGCAAGTTCGTCGAGGGACGCGACGGCACCTGCCGCGCACTTGGCTGCAACCGCCCAGCATACCTCTGCCAGATGGATCACCGCATCAACTTTGCCGATGGCGGGCCAACGCATCCGAGCAACCTCGCATCGCTGTGCCAACATCATCACAACATGAAGACCGATGGCCGCGCGCACTACATCATGGATCCCATCACAGGGGACATCGTCTGGCTGTTCGAAGACGGCACCTGGGCCATGACGGAACCGACTGGCCCGCTGGCAAACAAGACGAAGCGTTGGGCACAGACCGTGGCACAGAAGATTACCGCCACCCGCGAGCGTGCCCACGAACAAGCCCAGGCCCTCAAAGAGGAGCTGGACGCAGCTGCTGCAATGGTTGAGCCGGAGGTTCCGAACACCCCTCCGGAAGACATTCCGTTCTAG
- a CDS encoding Ppx/GppA phosphatase family protein — MRLGVLDVGSNTVHLVAVDAATGGRPTPMSDWKTPLRLVEQLDKKGNIHEKGLKKLISAVGEANELGQKLGCDEFMAFATSAVRSAPNSAEVLDEVEKQTGVRLEILSGEEEARLTFLAVRRWYGWSAGRITNLDIGGGSLELSTGTDEHPELAFSLDLGAGRLTHNWFDTDPPEKAKVNLLRDYIDAELVSVADQMRALGPSGLGVGTSKTFRTLARLTGSAPSSAGPYVKRTLTAPGLRQLISFISRMTAADRADLEGVSSTRSHQIVAGALVAEASMRALGIEKLEICPWALREGVILRRTDKGLE, encoded by the coding sequence GTGCGATTAGGTGTGTTAGACGTCGGAAGTAATACCGTCCACCTCGTTGCGGTCGATGCCGCAACCGGTGGCCGCCCCACCCCGATGAGTGACTGGAAGACTCCACTGCGTCTGGTGGAACAGCTCGACAAGAAGGGCAACATCCACGAGAAGGGCTTGAAAAAGCTCATCTCCGCCGTGGGTGAAGCCAATGAGCTGGGCCAGAAGCTCGGTTGTGATGAGTTCATGGCTTTTGCGACCTCTGCGGTGCGCTCGGCCCCCAACTCGGCCGAGGTCCTCGATGAGGTGGAGAAGCAGACCGGCGTCCGCTTGGAAATCCTCTCCGGCGAAGAAGAGGCACGCCTGACGTTCCTGGCGGTGCGTCGTTGGTATGGCTGGTCCGCTGGTCGCATCACCAATCTCGACATCGGTGGCGGCTCCTTAGAGCTGTCCACTGGCACGGACGAGCATCCGGAGCTCGCTTTCTCCCTCGATTTGGGAGCTGGCCGCCTGACCCATAACTGGTTCGACACTGATCCGCCGGAGAAGGCGAAGGTAAACCTGCTTCGTGATTACATCGATGCGGAGCTGGTCAGCGTTGCCGATCAGATGCGCGCTCTCGGCCCCTCGGGCCTGGGCGTGGGAACCTCCAAAACCTTCCGTACGCTGGCCCGACTTACCGGTTCCGCGCCTTCTTCTGCAGGGCCGTACGTCAAGCGCACCCTCACCGCACCGGGTCTGCGGCAGCTCATTTCTTTCATCTCTCGTATGACTGCAGCTGACAGGGCAGACCTTGAGGGTGTAAGTTCTACCCGATCGCACCAAATCGTCGCGGGCGCTCTTGTGGCCGAGGCGAGCATGCGTGCCCTGGGCATCGAGAAGCTGGAGATCTGCCCATGGGCTCTCCGTGAAGGTGTTATTCTGCGCCGTACCGATAAGGGACTGGAATAG
- a CDS encoding helix-turn-helix domain-containing protein: protein MTNEDKGTFLTIAEVAEIMRVSKMTVYRLVHAGDMPAVRVGRSFRVHESAVKEYLEASVYGA from the coding sequence ATGACGAATGAAGATAAGGGAACTTTCCTGACCATCGCCGAAGTTGCAGAGATCATGCGTGTCTCCAAGATGACGGTCTACAGGTTGGTTCACGCAGGTGACATGCCGGCAGTGCGCGTGGGACGATCGTTCCGCGTTCATGAATCTGCCGTCAAGGAATACCTTGAGGCATCCGTATACGGAGCCTAA
- a CDS encoding sensor histidine kinase — protein sequence MELILAFLAGVVACGLAIPVITRIRERLERRRARDADSNQVTSVSQVLHLAVGGSPAGITVLSRTKEIIFSNPSAHEMSMVHDRAVNPDIWSVAEEVFDDKETRTLDLAIPKRRTGNRVTQVRAVVKPLTLNDDRFVIVYGTDESESVRMESARRDFVANVSHELKTPVGGIALLAEALLQDTGDPDHVEYFGSKVQKEAARMADMVSELISLSKLQGAEALPEMKPVDLDDIIDEAMTRNQLAADAHNNQLTRGESVGVQVMADKSLLVTAVSNLISNAIHYSPDEMPVSVTQKVVSGNVVLIRVTDRGIGIAPEDQERVFERFFRVDKARSRQTGGTGLGLAIVKHVVANHGGNIKLWSRPGTGSTFTIELPIYTEEKPADSVENQDNKEDGAVSSAAPGLQRAVARVAARRKDKAQ from the coding sequence GTGGAACTTATACTCGCTTTCCTAGCCGGTGTGGTGGCGTGTGGCCTAGCCATACCGGTGATAACCCGTATCCGCGAGCGGCTGGAGCGCCGCCGCGCCCGCGACGCTGATTCCAACCAGGTCACCAGTGTGAGCCAAGTTCTTCACCTTGCCGTGGGTGGTTCACCAGCGGGTATCACCGTGTTGTCCCGCACCAAAGAAATCATTTTTTCCAACCCCTCCGCACACGAGATGTCGATGGTCCATGACCGTGCTGTGAACCCGGATATTTGGTCCGTTGCTGAGGAGGTCTTCGACGACAAGGAGACCCGCACGCTGGACTTGGCGATTCCTAAGCGTCGCACCGGAAACCGCGTGACTCAGGTGCGTGCCGTGGTCAAACCGCTGACGCTGAACGACGACCGATTCGTCATCGTGTACGGCACCGATGAATCCGAATCGGTGCGTATGGAATCCGCTCGCCGTGACTTTGTGGCCAATGTCTCCCACGAGCTTAAGACACCCGTCGGTGGTATCGCTCTGCTAGCGGAAGCACTCCTCCAAGACACCGGCGACCCCGACCATGTCGAGTATTTCGGCAGCAAGGTTCAGAAGGAAGCCGCGCGCATGGCGGACATGGTGAGTGAGCTCATCTCGCTATCCAAGCTGCAAGGTGCAGAGGCCCTTCCGGAAATGAAGCCGGTCGATCTTGATGACATCATCGATGAGGCGATGACGCGCAACCAGCTTGCCGCGGACGCCCATAACAATCAGCTCACGCGCGGTGAATCCGTCGGAGTGCAGGTTATGGCAGATAAATCCCTGCTGGTCACAGCCGTTTCCAACCTCATCTCTAATGCCATTCACTACTCTCCTGATGAGATGCCGGTGTCAGTCACCCAGAAGGTCGTGAGTGGAAACGTTGTCCTCATCCGCGTTACCGACCGCGGTATCGGCATTGCCCCGGAGGACCAGGAGCGCGTGTTTGAGCGCTTCTTCCGCGTGGATAAGGCGCGCTCTCGCCAGACCGGCGGAACCGGACTGGGACTGGCCATTGTCAAGCACGTCGTGGCGAATCATGGCGGCAACATCAAGCTGTGGTCCCGGCCGGGAACAGGCTCGACGTTCACAATCGAGCTCCCTATATACACCGAAGAAAAGCCAGCGGATAGTGTAGAAAATCAGGATAATAAAGAAGACGGAGCCGTCAGCTCCGCCGCTCCTGGTCTGCAGCGCGCTGTTGCGCGTGTCGCCGCCCGTCGAAAGGATAAAGCTCAATGA
- a CDS encoding phosphoglyceromutase: protein MSNGKLILLRHGQSEWNESNQFTGWVDVNLTAKGESEAKRGGELLKEQGILPEVVYTSLLRRAIRTANIALNAADRHWIPVVRDWRLNERHYGALQGLNKAETKDKYGEEQFMAWRRSYGTPPPELEDGSEYSQAGDPRYANLDEVPRTECLKDVVERFVPYFEEEILPRAKKGETVLIAAHGNSLRALVKHLDNISEEDIAGLNIPTGIPLVYEIAEDGSVVNPGGNYLDPEAAAAGAAAVAAQGATK from the coding sequence ATGAGTAACGGAAAGCTGATTCTACTTCGACACGGACAGTCCGAATGGAACGAGTCCAACCAGTTCACCGGTTGGGTTGACGTCAACCTCACCGCCAAGGGTGAGAGCGAGGCTAAGCGCGGCGGCGAGCTGCTCAAGGAGCAGGGCATCCTGCCGGAGGTTGTCTACACCTCCCTTCTCCGCCGTGCCATCCGCACCGCTAACATCGCGCTCAACGCCGCAGATCGCCACTGGATTCCGGTTGTGCGTGACTGGCGCCTCAACGAGCGTCACTACGGAGCTCTGCAGGGACTCAACAAGGCGGAGACCAAAGATAAGTACGGCGAGGAGCAGTTCATGGCATGGCGCCGTTCCTACGGCACCCCGCCGCCGGAGCTTGAGGATGGCTCCGAATACTCCCAGGCCGGCGACCCGCGCTACGCCAACCTCGATGAGGTTCCGCGCACCGAGTGTCTGAAGGACGTCGTCGAGCGCTTTGTTCCTTACTTCGAGGAGGAAATCCTCCCCCGTGCCAAGAAGGGCGAGACCGTCCTTATTGCCGCGCACGGCAACTCCCTGCGTGCCCTGGTCAAGCACCTCGACAATATCTCTGAGGAAGACATCGCTGGCCTCAACATTCCGACGGGTATCCCGCTGGTCTACGAGATTGCTGAGGACGGCTCTGTGGTGAACCCAGGAGGCAACTACCTCGATCCGGAGGCAGCCGCTGCTGGCGCCGCCGCGGTTGCTGCTCAGGGCGCCACGAAGTAG